A part of Saimiri boliviensis isolate mSaiBol1 chromosome 11, mSaiBol1.pri, whole genome shotgun sequence genomic DNA contains:
- the ADGRB2 gene encoding adhesion G protein-coupled receptor B2 isoform X2, with amino-acid sequence MTPACPLLLSVILSLRLAAAFDPAPSACSALASGVLYGAFSLQDLFPTIASGCSWTLENPDPTKYSLYLRFNRQEQVCTHFAPRLLPLDHYLVNFTCLRPSPEEAVAQVESEVGRPEEEEAEAAAGLELCSGSGPFTFLHFDKNFVQLCLSAEPSEAPRLLAPAALAFRFVEVLLINNNNSSQFTCGVLCRWSEECGRAAGRACGFAQPGCSCPGEAGAGSATTTSPGPPAAHTLSNALVPGGPAPPAEADLHSGSSNDLFTTEMRYGEEPEEEPKVKTQWPRSADEPGLYMAQTGDPAAEEWSPWSVCSLTCGQGLQVRTRSCVSSPYGTLCSGPLRETRPCNNSATCPVHGVWEEWGSWSLCSRSCGRGSRSRMRTCVPPQHGGKACEGPELQTKLCSMAACPVEGQWLEWGPWGPCSTSCANGTQQRSRKCSVAGPAWATCTGALTDTRECSNLECPATDGKWGPWNAWSLCSKTCDTGWQRRFRMCQATGTQGYPCEGTGEEVKPCSEKRCPAFHEMCRDEYVMLMTWKKAAAGEIIYNKCPPNASGSASRRCLLSAQGVAYWGLPSFARCISHEYRYLYLSLREHLAKGQRMLAGEGMSQVVRSLQELLARRTYYSGDLLFSVDILRNVTDTFKRATYVPSADDVQRFFQVVSFMVDAENKEKWDDAQQVSPGSVHLLRVVEDFIHLVGDALKAFQSSLIVTDNLVISIQREPVSAVSSDITFPMRGRRGMKDWVRHSEDRLFLPKEVLSLSSPGKPATSGASGSPGRGRGPGTVPPGPGHSHQRLLPADPDESSYFVIGAVLYRTLGLILPPPRPPLAVTSRVMTVTVRPPTQPPAEPLITVELSYIINGTTDPHCASWDYSRADASSGDWDTENCQTLETQAAHTRCQCQRLSTFAVLAQPPKDLTLELAGSPSVPLVIGCAVSCMALLTLLAIYAAFWRFIKSERSIILLNFCLSILASNILILVGQSRVLSKGVCTMTAAFLHFFFLSSFCWVLTEAWQSYLAVIGRMRTRLVRKRFLCLGWGLPALVVAVSVGFTRTKGYGTSSYCWLSLEGGLLYAFVGPAAVIVLVNMLIGIIVFNKLMARDGISDKSKKQRAGSERCPWASLLLPCSACGAVPSPLLSSASARNAMASLWSSCVVLPLLALTWMSAVLAMTDRRSVLFQALFAVFNSAQGFVITAVHCFLRREVQDVVKCQMGVCRADESEDSPDSCKNGQLQILSDFEKDVDLACQTVLFKEVNTCNPSTITGTLSRLSLDEDEEPKSCLVGPEGSLSFSPLPGNILVPMAASPGLGEPPPPQEANPVYMCGEGGLRQLDLTWLRPTEPGSEGDYMVLPRRTLSLQPGGGGGGGEDAPRARPEGTPRRAAKTVAHTEGYPSFLSVDHSGLGLGPAYGSLQNPYGMTFQPPPTTPSARQVPEPGERSRTMPRTVPGSTMKMGSLERKKLRYSDLDFEVMHTRKRHSELYHELNQKFHTFDRYRSQSTAKREKRWSVSSGGAAERSVCTDKPSPGERPSLSQHRRHQSWSTFKSMTLGSLPPKPRERLTLHRAAAWEPTEPPDGDFQTEV; translated from the exons ATGACCCCAGCCTGTCCCCTCTTACTGTCTGTGATTCTGTCCCTGCGCCTGGCCGCCGCCTTCGACCCCGCCCCCAGTGCCTGCTCTGCCCTGGCCTCGGGTGTGCTCTACGGGGCCTTCTCGCTGCAGGACCTCTTTCCCACCATCGCCTCGGGCTGCTCCTGGACCCTGGAGAACCCTGACCCCACCAAGTACTCCCTCTACCTGCGCTTCAACCGCCAGGAGCAGGTGTGCACACACTTTGCCCCCCGCCTGCTGCCCCTGGACCACTACCTGGTCAACTTTACCTGCCTGCGGCCTAGCCCGGAGGAGGCGGTGGCCCAGGTGGAGTCCGAGGTGGGGCggccggaggaggaggaggcggaggcggcagCGGGGTTGGAGCTGTGCAGTGGCTCGGGCCCCTTTACCTTCCTGCACTTCGACAAGAACTTCGTGCAGCTGTGCCTGTCGGCTGAGCCCTCCGAGGCCCCGCGCCTGCTGGCGCCCGCTGCCCTGGCCTTCCGCTTTGTGGAGGTCTTgctcatcaacaacaacaactccAGCCAGTTCACCTGTGGTGTGCTCTGCCGCTGGAGTGAGGAGTGTGGCCGCGCTGCTGGCAGGGCCTGTGGCTTTGCTCAGCCAGGCTGCAGCTGCCCCGGAGAGGCGGGGGCCGGCTCCGCCACCACCACATCTCCAGGCCCTCCTGCTGCCCACACCCTGTCTAATGCCCTGGTGCCCGGGGGCCCAGCCCCACCTGCTGAGGCTGATTTGCACTCGGGGAGCAGCAATGATCTATTCACAACTGAGATGAGATATG GTGAGGAGCCGGAAGAGGAACCGAAGGTGAAAACCCAGTGGCCAAGGTCTGCAGATGAGCCTGGGCTATACATGGCACAGACAG GCGACCCGGCGGCTGAGGAGTGGTCCCCGTGGAGCGTGTGTTCCCTGACGTGTGGGCAGGGTCTGCAGGTGCGGACCCGCTCCTGCGTGTCCTCCCCCTATGGGACCCTGTGCAGCGGGCCCCTGCGGGAAACCCGGCCCTGCAACAATTCAGCCACCTGCCCAG TGCACGGCGTGTGGGAGGAGTGGGGGTCCTGGAGCCTGTGCTCCCGCAGCTGCGGGCGGGGGTCCCGGAGCCGGATGCGGACCTGCGTGCCCCCCCAGCACGGCGGCAAGGCCTGCGAGGGTCCCGAGCTGCAGACTAAGCTCTGCAGTATGGCTGCCTGCCCGG TGGAAGGCCAGTGGCTAGAATGGGGTCCCTGGGGCCCATGCTCCACATCCTGTGCCAACGGGACCCAGCAGCGCAGCCGGAAGTGCAGTGTGGCaggcccagcctgggccacatgcacGGGTGCCCTGACTGACACCCGGGAGTGCAGCAACCTCGAGTGCCCAG CCACTGATGGCAAGTGGGGGCCATGGAATGCATGGAGCCTGTGCTCTAAGACGTGTGACACAGGCTGGCAGCGCCGCTTCCGCATGTGCCAGGCCACGGGCACACAGGGCTACCCCTGTGAGGGCACCGGAGAGGAGGTGAAGCCTTGTAGTGAGAAGAGGTGTCCAG CCTTCCATGAGATGTGCAGGGATGAGTACGTGATGCTGATGACATGGAAGAAGGCGGCTGCTGGCGAGATCATCTACAACAAGTGTCCCCCGAATGCCTCAG GGTCTGCCAGCCGCCGCTGTCTCCTCAGTGCCCAAGGCGTGGCGTACTGGGGGCTGCCCAGCTTTGCTCGCTGCATCTCCCACGAGTACCGCTACCTGTATCTGTCA CTTAGGGAGCACCTGGCCAAGGGGCAGCGCATGCTGGCGGGTGAGGGCATGTCGCAGGTGGTGCGAAGCCTGCAGGAGCTACTGGCCCGGCGCACCTACTATAGTGGGGACCTGCTCTTCTCTGTGGACATTCTGAGGAATGTCACTGACACCTTTAAGAGGGCCACCTATGTGCCCTCGGCTGATGATGTGCAG CGCTTCTTCCAGGTGGTGAGCTTCATGGTGGACGCGGAAAATAAGGAGAAGTGGGACGATGCTCAGCAG GTGTCTCCTGGCTCTGTGCACCTGCTCCGTGTCGTGGAGGACTTCATTCACCTGGTGGGCGATGCTCTCAAGGCCTTCCAGAGCTCTCTGATTGTCACGGACAACCTGG TGATCAGCATTCAGCGAGAGCCTGTCTCAGCTGTGTCCAGCGACATCACGTTCCCCATGCGGGGCCGCCGGGGCATGAAGGACTGGGTGCGGCACTCAGAGGACCGCCTCTTCCTGCCCAAGGAGGTGCTCAGCCTCTCCTCCCCAGGGAAGCCAGCCACATCTGGGGCATCAGGCAGCCCTGGCAGGGGGAGGGGCCCAGGAACGGTGCCCCCTGGCCCGGGCCACTCCCATCAGCGCCTCCTCCCAGCAGACCCTGATGAGTCCTCCTACTTTGTGATCGGTGCTGTGCTCTACCGCACCCTTGGCCTCATCCTGCCGCCCCCCAG GCCCCCACTGGCTGTCACATCCCGGGTGATGACAGTGACTGTGCGGCCCCCTACCCAGCCTCCAGCTGAGCCCCTCATCACAGTGGAGCTCTCCTACATCATCAAT GGCACCACGGATCCCCATTGTGCCAGCTGGGACTACTCCAGAGC AGATGCCAGCTCAGGAGACTGGGACACTGAGAATTGCCAGACCCTGGAGACCCAGGCAGCTCACACCCGCTGCCAGTGCCAGCGCCTGTCCACTTTTGCTGTGCTGGCCCAGCCACCCAAGGACTTG ACCCTGGAGCTGGCGGGCTCCCCCTCGGTCCCCCTTGTGATCGGCTGTGCAGTGTCCTGCATGGCGCTGCTCACCCTGCTCGCCATCTATGCCGCCTTTTGGAG GTTCATAAAATCTGAACGCTCCATCATCTTGCTGAACTTCTGCCTGTCCATCTTGGCATCCAACATCCTGATCCTCGTGGGCCAGTCCCGGGTGCTGAGCAAG GGCGTGTGCACCATGACGGCTGCCTTCCTGcacttcttctttctctcctccttttgcTGGGTGCTTACCGAGGCCTGGCAGTCCTACCTGGCTGTCATTGGGCGGATGCGCACCCGCCTCGTTCGCAAGCGCTTCCTCTGCCTGGGCTGGG GTCTGCCTGCCCTGGTGGTGGCCGTGTCTGTTGGCTTTACCCGAACCAAAGGATACGGTACATCCAGCTA ctgcTGGCTCTCCCTGGAGGGCGGCCTGCTCTACGCCTTTGTGGGCCCTGCAGCCGTCATTGTCCTG GTGAACATGCTCATCGGAATCATCGTTTTCAACAAGCTCATGGCACGTGATGGCATCTCCGACAAATCCAAGAAGCAGAGGGCCGG GTCGGAGCGGTGCCCCTGGGCCAGCCTGCTCCTCCCCTGCTCAGCGTGTGGAGCGGTCCCCAGCCCCCTGCTCAGCTCAGCCTCGGCCAGGAACGCCAT GGCCTCACTCTGGAGCTCCTGCGTGGTGCTGCCCCTGCTGGCGCTCACCTGGATGTCTGCCGTCCTGGCTATGACAGACCGCCGTTCCGTCCTCTTCCAGGCCCTCTTTGCTGTCTTCAACTCCGCGCAGGGCTTTGTCATCACTGCTGTGCACTGCTTCCTGCGCCGAGAG GTCCAGGATGTGGTGAAGTGCCAGATGGGCGTATGCCGGGCTGATGAGAGCGAAGACTCCCCTGACTCGTGTAAGAATGGGCAGCTGCAGATCCTG TCAGACTTTGAAAAGGATGTGGATCTGGCTTGTCAAACAG TTCTGTTCAAGGAGGTCAACACTTGCAACCCGTCCACCATCACGGGCACACTATCCCGCCTGTCCCTGGACGAGGATGAGGAGCCCAAGTCCTGCCTCGTGGGCCCTGAGGGCAGCCTCAGCTTCTCACCATTGCCTGGGAATATCCTGGTGCCCATGGCAGCCTCACCAGGGCTGGGGGAGCCGCCGCCCCCTCAGGAGGCCAaccctgtgtacatgtgtggggAGGGTGGCCTGCGGCAGCTGGACCTCACATGGCTGCGGCCCACCGAGCCGGGCTCTGAGGGGGACTACATGGTGCTGCCCCGGCGGACTTTGAGCCTGCAGCCTGgcggtgggggtggaggtggtgaGGATGCCCCCAGGGCCCGGCCCGAGGGGACCCCCCGGCGGGCTGCCAAGACAGTGGCCCACACTGAAGGCTACCCCAGCTTCCTGTCCGTGGACCACTCAGGCCTGGGGCTGGGCCCTGCCTATGGGTCTCTCCAGAACCCCTATGGAATGACTTTCCAACCGCCACCAACGACACCTAGCGCCCGCCAAGTGCCCGAGCCAGGGGAGCGCAGCCGGACCATGCCCCGCACCGTGCCCGGCTCTACCATGAAGATGGGCTCCCTGGAG CGAAAGAAACTACGGTATTCAGACCTGGACTTTGAG GTGATGCACACCCGGAAACGGCATTCGGAACTCTACCACGAGCTCAACCAGAAGTTCCACACTTTCGACCGCTACCGCAGCCAGTCCACGGCCAAG AGGGAGAAGCGGTGGAGTGTGTCCTCGGGTGGGGCGGCCGAGCGGAGCGTGTGCACC GATAAGCCCAGCCCCGGGGAACGCCCCAGCTTGTCCCAACATCGGCGCCATCAGAGCTGGAGCACCTTCAAATCTATGACACTGGGCTCGCTGCCCCCCAAGCCCCGAGAACGGCTGACTCTGCACCGGGCGGCAGCCTGGGAGCCCACAGAACCACCAGATGGCGACTTCCAGACAGAGGTGTGA
- the ADGRB2 gene encoding adhesion G protein-coupled receptor B2 isoform X10 gives MTPACPLLLSVILSLRLAAAFDPAPSACSALASGVLYGAFSLQDLFPTIASGCSWTLENPDPTKYSLYLRFNRQEQVCTHFAPRLLPLDHYLVNFTCLRPSPEEAVAQVESEVGRPEEEEAEAAAGLELCSGSGPFTFLHFDKNFVQLCLSAEPSEAPRLLAPAALAFRFVEVLLINNNNSSQFTCGVLCRWSEECGRAAGRACGFAQPGCSCPGEAGAGSATTTSPGPPAAHTLSNALVPGGPAPPAEADLHSGSSNDLFTTEMRYGEEPEEEPKVKTQWPRSADEPGLYMAQTVHGVWEEWGSWSLCSRSCGRGSRSRMRTCVPPQHGGKACEGPELQTKLCSMAACPVEGQWLEWGPWGPCSTSCANGTQQRSRKCSVAGPAWATCTGALTDTRECSNLECPATDGKWGPWNAWSLCSKTCDTGWQRRFRMCQATGTQGYPCEGTGEEVKPCSEKRCPAFHEMCRDEYVMLMTWKKAAAGEIIYNKCPPNASGSASRRCLLSAQGVAYWGLPSFARCISHEYRYLYLSLREHLAKGQRMLAGEGMSQVVRSLQELLARRTYYSGDLLFSVDILRNVTDTFKRATYVPSADDVQRFFQVVSFMVDAENKEKWDDAQQVSPGSVHLLRVVEDFIHLVGDALKAFQSSLIVTDNLVISIQREPVSAVSSDITFPMRGRRGMKDWVRHSEDRLFLPKEVLSLSSPGKPATSGASGSPGRGRGPGTVPPGPGHSHQRLLPADPDESSYFVIGAVLYRTLGLILPPPRPPLAVTSRVMTVTVRPPTQPPAEPLITVELSYIINGTTDPHCASWDYSRADASSGDWDTENCQTLETQAAHTRCQCQRLSTFAVLAQPPKDLTLELAGSPSVPLVIGCAVSCMALLTLLAIYAAFWRFIKSERSIILLNFCLSILASNILILVGQSRVLSKGVCTMTAAFLHFFFLSSFCWVLTEAWQSYLAVIGRMRTRLVRKRFLCLGWGLPALVVAVSVGFTRTKGYGTSSYCWLSLEGGLLYAFVGPAAVIVLVNMLIGIIVFNKLMARDGISDKSKKQRAGASLWSSCVVLPLLALTWMSAVLAMTDRRSVLFQALFAVFNSAQGFVITAVHCFLRREVQDVVKCQMGVCRADESEDSPDSCKNGQLQILSDFEKDVDLACQTVLFKEVNTCNPSTITGTLSRLSLDEDEEPKSCLVGPEGSLSFSPLPGNILVPMAASPGLGEPPPPQEANPVYMCGEGGLRQLDLTWLRPTEPGSEGDYMVLPRRTLSLQPGGGGGGGEDAPRARPEGTPRRAAKTVAHTEGYPSFLSVDHSGLGLGPAYGSLQNPYGMTFQPPPTTPSARQVPEPGERSRTMPRTVPGSTMKMGSLERKKLRYSDLDFEKVMHTRKRHSELYHELNQKFHTFDRYRSQSTAKDKPSPGERPSLSQHRRHQSWSTFKSMTLGSLPPKPRERLTLHRAAAWEPTEPPDGDFQTEV, from the exons ATGACCCCAGCCTGTCCCCTCTTACTGTCTGTGATTCTGTCCCTGCGCCTGGCCGCCGCCTTCGACCCCGCCCCCAGTGCCTGCTCTGCCCTGGCCTCGGGTGTGCTCTACGGGGCCTTCTCGCTGCAGGACCTCTTTCCCACCATCGCCTCGGGCTGCTCCTGGACCCTGGAGAACCCTGACCCCACCAAGTACTCCCTCTACCTGCGCTTCAACCGCCAGGAGCAGGTGTGCACACACTTTGCCCCCCGCCTGCTGCCCCTGGACCACTACCTGGTCAACTTTACCTGCCTGCGGCCTAGCCCGGAGGAGGCGGTGGCCCAGGTGGAGTCCGAGGTGGGGCggccggaggaggaggaggcggaggcggcagCGGGGTTGGAGCTGTGCAGTGGCTCGGGCCCCTTTACCTTCCTGCACTTCGACAAGAACTTCGTGCAGCTGTGCCTGTCGGCTGAGCCCTCCGAGGCCCCGCGCCTGCTGGCGCCCGCTGCCCTGGCCTTCCGCTTTGTGGAGGTCTTgctcatcaacaacaacaactccAGCCAGTTCACCTGTGGTGTGCTCTGCCGCTGGAGTGAGGAGTGTGGCCGCGCTGCTGGCAGGGCCTGTGGCTTTGCTCAGCCAGGCTGCAGCTGCCCCGGAGAGGCGGGGGCCGGCTCCGCCACCACCACATCTCCAGGCCCTCCTGCTGCCCACACCCTGTCTAATGCCCTGGTGCCCGGGGGCCCAGCCCCACCTGCTGAGGCTGATTTGCACTCGGGGAGCAGCAATGATCTATTCACAACTGAGATGAGATATG GTGAGGAGCCGGAAGAGGAACCGAAGGTGAAAACCCAGTGGCCAAGGTCTGCAGATGAGCCTGGGCTATACATGGCACAGACAG TGCACGGCGTGTGGGAGGAGTGGGGGTCCTGGAGCCTGTGCTCCCGCAGCTGCGGGCGGGGGTCCCGGAGCCGGATGCGGACCTGCGTGCCCCCCCAGCACGGCGGCAAGGCCTGCGAGGGTCCCGAGCTGCAGACTAAGCTCTGCAGTATGGCTGCCTGCCCGG TGGAAGGCCAGTGGCTAGAATGGGGTCCCTGGGGCCCATGCTCCACATCCTGTGCCAACGGGACCCAGCAGCGCAGCCGGAAGTGCAGTGTGGCaggcccagcctgggccacatgcacGGGTGCCCTGACTGACACCCGGGAGTGCAGCAACCTCGAGTGCCCAG CCACTGATGGCAAGTGGGGGCCATGGAATGCATGGAGCCTGTGCTCTAAGACGTGTGACACAGGCTGGCAGCGCCGCTTCCGCATGTGCCAGGCCACGGGCACACAGGGCTACCCCTGTGAGGGCACCGGAGAGGAGGTGAAGCCTTGTAGTGAGAAGAGGTGTCCAG CCTTCCATGAGATGTGCAGGGATGAGTACGTGATGCTGATGACATGGAAGAAGGCGGCTGCTGGCGAGATCATCTACAACAAGTGTCCCCCGAATGCCTCAG GGTCTGCCAGCCGCCGCTGTCTCCTCAGTGCCCAAGGCGTGGCGTACTGGGGGCTGCCCAGCTTTGCTCGCTGCATCTCCCACGAGTACCGCTACCTGTATCTGTCA CTTAGGGAGCACCTGGCCAAGGGGCAGCGCATGCTGGCGGGTGAGGGCATGTCGCAGGTGGTGCGAAGCCTGCAGGAGCTACTGGCCCGGCGCACCTACTATAGTGGGGACCTGCTCTTCTCTGTGGACATTCTGAGGAATGTCACTGACACCTTTAAGAGGGCCACCTATGTGCCCTCGGCTGATGATGTGCAG CGCTTCTTCCAGGTGGTGAGCTTCATGGTGGACGCGGAAAATAAGGAGAAGTGGGACGATGCTCAGCAG GTGTCTCCTGGCTCTGTGCACCTGCTCCGTGTCGTGGAGGACTTCATTCACCTGGTGGGCGATGCTCTCAAGGCCTTCCAGAGCTCTCTGATTGTCACGGACAACCTGG TGATCAGCATTCAGCGAGAGCCTGTCTCAGCTGTGTCCAGCGACATCACGTTCCCCATGCGGGGCCGCCGGGGCATGAAGGACTGGGTGCGGCACTCAGAGGACCGCCTCTTCCTGCCCAAGGAGGTGCTCAGCCTCTCCTCCCCAGGGAAGCCAGCCACATCTGGGGCATCAGGCAGCCCTGGCAGGGGGAGGGGCCCAGGAACGGTGCCCCCTGGCCCGGGCCACTCCCATCAGCGCCTCCTCCCAGCAGACCCTGATGAGTCCTCCTACTTTGTGATCGGTGCTGTGCTCTACCGCACCCTTGGCCTCATCCTGCCGCCCCCCAG GCCCCCACTGGCTGTCACATCCCGGGTGATGACAGTGACTGTGCGGCCCCCTACCCAGCCTCCAGCTGAGCCCCTCATCACAGTGGAGCTCTCCTACATCATCAAT GGCACCACGGATCCCCATTGTGCCAGCTGGGACTACTCCAGAGC AGATGCCAGCTCAGGAGACTGGGACACTGAGAATTGCCAGACCCTGGAGACCCAGGCAGCTCACACCCGCTGCCAGTGCCAGCGCCTGTCCACTTTTGCTGTGCTGGCCCAGCCACCCAAGGACTTG ACCCTGGAGCTGGCGGGCTCCCCCTCGGTCCCCCTTGTGATCGGCTGTGCAGTGTCCTGCATGGCGCTGCTCACCCTGCTCGCCATCTATGCCGCCTTTTGGAG GTTCATAAAATCTGAACGCTCCATCATCTTGCTGAACTTCTGCCTGTCCATCTTGGCATCCAACATCCTGATCCTCGTGGGCCAGTCCCGGGTGCTGAGCAAG GGCGTGTGCACCATGACGGCTGCCTTCCTGcacttcttctttctctcctccttttgcTGGGTGCTTACCGAGGCCTGGCAGTCCTACCTGGCTGTCATTGGGCGGATGCGCACCCGCCTCGTTCGCAAGCGCTTCCTCTGCCTGGGCTGGG GTCTGCCTGCCCTGGTGGTGGCCGTGTCTGTTGGCTTTACCCGAACCAAAGGATACGGTACATCCAGCTA ctgcTGGCTCTCCCTGGAGGGCGGCCTGCTCTACGCCTTTGTGGGCCCTGCAGCCGTCATTGTCCTG GTGAACATGCTCATCGGAATCATCGTTTTCAACAAGCTCATGGCACGTGATGGCATCTCCGACAAATCCAAGAAGCAGAGGGCCGG GGCCTCACTCTGGAGCTCCTGCGTGGTGCTGCCCCTGCTGGCGCTCACCTGGATGTCTGCCGTCCTGGCTATGACAGACCGCCGTTCCGTCCTCTTCCAGGCCCTCTTTGCTGTCTTCAACTCCGCGCAGGGCTTTGTCATCACTGCTGTGCACTGCTTCCTGCGCCGAGAG GTCCAGGATGTGGTGAAGTGCCAGATGGGCGTATGCCGGGCTGATGAGAGCGAAGACTCCCCTGACTCGTGTAAGAATGGGCAGCTGCAGATCCTG TCAGACTTTGAAAAGGATGTGGATCTGGCTTGTCAAACAG TTCTGTTCAAGGAGGTCAACACTTGCAACCCGTCCACCATCACGGGCACACTATCCCGCCTGTCCCTGGACGAGGATGAGGAGCCCAAGTCCTGCCTCGTGGGCCCTGAGGGCAGCCTCAGCTTCTCACCATTGCCTGGGAATATCCTGGTGCCCATGGCAGCCTCACCAGGGCTGGGGGAGCCGCCGCCCCCTCAGGAGGCCAaccctgtgtacatgtgtggggAGGGTGGCCTGCGGCAGCTGGACCTCACATGGCTGCGGCCCACCGAGCCGGGCTCTGAGGGGGACTACATGGTGCTGCCCCGGCGGACTTTGAGCCTGCAGCCTGgcggtgggggtggaggtggtgaGGATGCCCCCAGGGCCCGGCCCGAGGGGACCCCCCGGCGGGCTGCCAAGACAGTGGCCCACACTGAAGGCTACCCCAGCTTCCTGTCCGTGGACCACTCAGGCCTGGGGCTGGGCCCTGCCTATGGGTCTCTCCAGAACCCCTATGGAATGACTTTCCAACCGCCACCAACGACACCTAGCGCCCGCCAAGTGCCCGAGCCAGGGGAGCGCAGCCGGACCATGCCCCGCACCGTGCCCGGCTCTACCATGAAGATGGGCTCCCTGGAG CGAAAGAAACTACGGTATTCAGACCTGGACTTTGAG AAGGTGATGCACACCCGGAAACGGCATTCGGAACTCTACCACGAGCTCAACCAGAAGTTCCACACTTTCGACCGCTACCGCAGCCAGTCCACGGCCAAG GATAAGCCCAGCCCCGGGGAACGCCCCAGCTTGTCCCAACATCGGCGCCATCAGAGCTGGAGCACCTTCAAATCTATGACACTGGGCTCGCTGCCCCCCAAGCCCCGAGAACGGCTGACTCTGCACCGGGCGGCAGCCTGGGAGCCCACAGAACCACCAGATGGCGACTTCCAGACAGAGGTGTGA